From Psychroflexus torquis ATCC 700755, the proteins below share one genomic window:
- a CDS encoding GEVED domain-containing protein → MTRITMTVFSLVFALTLNAQDFSVKSLKQSVAPEIPKAVLFDQSPDGTLTNFESIVSVVNNTGAGVYTTDDFTLDAEFNIQSITAYGFNSDLSFESTVTGINVYVYADSGANSPAGDPAQPGTGLLELVNIDPFGPAVEIISSGDGGFDLKVDIEAASGGSFTLLEGDYWLVVAPTQNIPDFGNATRWNWRAAGTGVFGNSVAHLIDPTNAFGGDFTDWTPFSGLGLEFSSVAFVIEGESGLDFPLPYCGPLEFTSAVEPMTNVDFAGISNRTDGAVNGTPAHEDFTSVSGDVLAGESYEIALQANTAAGFTNRFAVFVDWNQNDVLDDDGEVYQIVETITDSDGNDDIIAVQTLVVPANALPGKTRMRVKKIFGTTSYLDPCLGTGFGQTEDYSINVTLPLARLQVVHNSPDPAVEVVDVYVNGVLALDDFAFRTSTPFIDVPANTPLTFDIAPGTSVDVSESIFNVSTTLVADETYIAVASGTLDSSISLEVFAGAREAAAVAGNTDVLVHHGSPDAPTVDVVNQDGGGILVDDISYPEFAGYLELPTDDYLIDITTADGSTKVAGYQAYLAELGLADAAVTVFASGFLDPGANQDGPAFGLWVSLASGGALVELNDEDFILFPAPYCGPLEFSANVEPITNVEFAGFTNRTDATVDGTPAHEDFTSVVGQVSAGESYEIILEGNTAGGSFENRFAVFIDWNQNDVFDADEVYEITTTITGSTGVDGQQATQTLEVPVGAVDGQTRMRVKKIFGSTGYLDPCLGTLYGQAEEYTLDVGTVSNTSFDSTDFTYYPNPVNDILSISTASTVDNIKVYNMLGQMVVETAPKVSNPQVDMNELQSGVYLVTLEVEGSLQTFRVIKQ, encoded by the coding sequence ATGACTAGAATTACAATGACAGTGTTTAGTCTTGTATTTGCATTAACACTTAATGCACAAGATTTTTCAGTCAAATCATTAAAACAGTCTGTAGCGCCGGAAATTCCTAAAGCAGTTCTTTTTGATCAGTCCCCAGATGGAACTTTAACTAATTTTGAAAGTATAGTTTCAGTGGTGAATAATACAGGCGCTGGGGTGTATACCACTGATGACTTTACATTAGATGCTGAGTTTAATATCCAGTCTATAACAGCTTATGGATTTAATTCAGATCTTTCATTTGAATCTACAGTTACAGGTATCAATGTTTATGTGTATGCCGATTCAGGTGCTAATTCTCCAGCCGGCGATCCTGCCCAACCAGGAACAGGCTTGTTAGAATTAGTGAATATTGACCCGTTCGGTCCAGCTGTAGAAATCATAAGTTCAGGGGATGGAGGATTTGATCTAAAGGTTGATATCGAAGCTGCGAGTGGGGGTTCTTTCACACTTCTAGAGGGAGATTATTGGCTAGTTGTTGCTCCTACACAAAATATTCCAGATTTTGGTAATGCTACAAGATGGAATTGGAGAGCAGCTGGTACAGGTGTGTTTGGAAATAGTGTCGCACACCTTATAGATCCTACTAATGCATTTGGTGGAGATTTCACAGATTGGACACCTTTTTCTGGTCTTGGATTAGAATTTAGTAGTGTTGCATTTGTTATTGAAGGAGAATCTGGTTTAGATTTCCCACTTCCATACTGTGGCCCTTTAGAGTTTACTTCAGCAGTAGAACCAATGACCAATGTTGATTTTGCAGGTATTTCAAATAGAACTGATGGAGCAGTAAATGGCACTCCCGCTCACGAAGATTTTACTAGTGTTAGCGGTGATGTACTCGCTGGAGAATCGTATGAGATTGCACTACAAGCGAATACTGCGGCTGGTTTTACCAACAGATTTGCTGTTTTTGTTGACTGGAATCAAAACGATGTTTTAGACGATGATGGTGAAGTTTATCAAATCGTAGAAACCATCACAGATTCTGATGGTAATGATGATATAATAGCAGTTCAAACCCTTGTTGTACCTGCTAATGCTTTACCTGGTAAGACTCGTATGCGAGTTAAAAAGATTTTCGGAACAACTAGTTATTTAGACCCTTGTTTAGGAACTGGTTTTGGCCAAACAGAAGATTATTCTATTAATGTTACTCTTCCTTTAGCGCGATTACAAGTGGTTCATAATTCTCCAGATCCTGCTGTGGAAGTCGTAGATGTCTACGTAAACGGAGTTTTAGCACTAGATGATTTTGCGTTTAGAACATCTACTCCTTTTATAGATGTTCCCGCAAACACACCACTTACTTTCGATATTGCTCCAGGAACCAGTGTAGATGTTTCTGAAAGCATATTTAACGTAAGTACTACTTTGGTTGCCGATGAAACTTATATCGCAGTGGCCTCTGGTACTTTGGATTCATCAATTAGTTTAGAAGTATTTGCAGGTGCAAGAGAAGCTGCGGCTGTGGCTGGAAATACAGATGTTTTAGTACATCATGGTTCTCCAGATGCGCCTACTGTAGATGTCGTTAACCAAGATGGTGGAGGTATTTTAGTTGATGATATCAGCTATCCAGAATTCGCTGGTTATCTAGAATTACCAACAGACGATTATCTGATTGATATAACTACTGCAGACGGTTCTACAAAAGTTGCCGGCTACCAAGCTTATTTAGCTGAATTAGGTTTAGCAGATGCGGCTGTTACTGTTTTTGCAAGTGGATTTTTAGATCCTGGTGCTAATCAGGATGGTCCTGCTTTTGGTCTTTGGGTATCTTTAGCTTCTGGTGGAGCTTTAGTAGAATTGAATGATGAAGATTTTATTCTTTTCCCAGCTCCATATTGTGGACCTTTAGAGTTTTCAGCGAATGTTGAGCCTATTACCAATGTTGAATTTGCAGGTTTTACAAATAGAACGGATGCAACAGTAGACGGTACTCCTGCTCATGAAGACTTTACAAGTGTAGTTGGACAAGTTTCAGCTGGAGAGTCTTACGAAATTATACTCGAAGGGAATACGGCTGGTGGTAGTTTTGAAAACAGATTTGCAGTATTTATTGACTGGAATCAAAACGATGTTTTTGATGCTGATGAAGTTTATGAAATTACAACAACCATAACAGGTTCTACTGGTGTGGATGGTCAACAAGCTACTCAAACACTTGAAGTACCTGTAGGTGCTGTAGATGGACAAACTAGAATGAGAGTTAAAAAGATTTTCGGATCAACTGGTTATTTAGATCCTTGTTTAGGTACTCTTTATGGACAAGCTGAAGAGTATACGCTAGACGTAGGTACTGTATCTAACACTAGTTTTGACTCTACAGACTTTACTTACTATCCAAACCCTGTAAATGATATACTTTCTATTTCAACAGCATCTACTGTTGATAACATAAAGGTATACAATATGTTAGGACAGATGGTAGTTGAAACTGCACCAAAAGTTTCAAATCCACAAGTGGATATGAATGAGCTGCAGTCAGGTGTTTATTTAGTTACTTTAGAAGTTGAAGGAAGTCTTCAAACCTTTAGAGTGATCAAGCAATAA
- a CDS encoding GEVED domain-containing protein: MKRITMTVFSLVFALALNAQDFSVKSTKQSVAPEIPKAVLFDQSPDGTLTNFESVVSVVNNTGAGVYVTDDFTLDAEFNIQSITAYGFNSDQTFESSVTGINVYVYADSGANSPAGDPAQPGTGLLELVNIDPFGPAVEIISSGDGGFDLKVDIEAASGGSFTLPEGDYWLVVAPTQNIPDFGNATRWNWRAAGTGVFGNSVAHLIDPTNAFGGNFTVWTPYSDLGITEYESTAFIIEGESALDFPAPYCGPLDFSTVEPLTNVEFAGISNRTDGTVNGTSAHEDFTSLSGDVLAGESYEIALEGNTDGGFTNRFAVFVDWNQNDVLDDDSEVYEITQTIVGSDGDDGQQAIQDITVPADALAGKTRMRVKKLFGTNDYLDPCLGTGFGQAEDYSINVTLPLARLQVVHNSPDPAVEVVDVYLNGDLFLDDFTFRTATPFIDAPANTPLTIDIAPGTSVDVSESIFTVSPTLTADETYIAVASGTLDSSISLEVFEGAREAAAVAGNTDVLVHHGSPDAPTVDAVNQDGGGILVDDISYPEFQGYLELPTANYLIDITTADNSITVAGYQAYFTELGLADAAVTVFASGFLDPASNGDGPAFGLWVSLATGGALVELNDEDFIEFPSPYCGPIEYTVVEPMTNVEFAGFANRTDATQDGSPAHEDFTSVVGQVSAGESYEIILEGNTAGNFTNSFAVFIDWNQNDVFDADEVYEITTTITASTGEDGQQATQTLEVPVGAVVGQTRMRVKKLFGTTGYLDPCLGAFYGQAEEYTLDVGTVSNTSFDSTDFTFYPNPVNDILSISTASTVDNIKVYNMLGQMVVETAPKVSNPQVDMNELQSGVYLVTLEVEGSLQTFRVIKQ; this comes from the coding sequence ATGAAAAGAATTACAATGACAGTGTTTAGTCTTGTATTTGCATTAGCACTTAATGCACAAGATTTTTCAGTCAAATCAACAAAACAGTCCGTAGCGCCGGAAATTCCTAAAGCAGTTCTTTTTGATCAGTCGCCAGATGGAACTTTAACTAATTTTGAAAGTGTAGTTTCAGTGGTGAATAATACAGGCGCTGGGGTGTATGTCACTGATGACTTTACATTAGATGCTGAGTTTAATATCCAGTCTATAACAGCTTATGGATTTAACTCAGATCAAACATTTGAATCTTCAGTTACAGGTATCAATGTTTATGTGTATGCCGATTCAGGTGCTAATTCTCCAGCCGGCGATCCTGCCCAACCAGGAACAGGCTTGTTAGAATTAGTGAATATTGACCCGTTCGGTCCAGCTGTAGAAATCATAAGTTCAGGGGATGGAGGATTTGATCTAAAGGTTGATATCGAAGCTGCGAGTGGGGGTTCTTTCACACTTCCAGAGGGAGATTATTGGCTAGTTGTTGCTCCTACACAAAATATTCCAGATTTTGGTAATGCTACAAGATGGAATTGGAGAGCAGCTGGTACAGGTGTATTTGGAAATAGTGTCGCACACCTTATAGATCCTACTAATGCATTTGGTGGAAATTTCACAGTTTGGACACCTTATTCTGATCTTGGTATAACTGAATATGAAAGTACTGCATTCATTATTGAAGGAGAATCTGCTTTAGATTTTCCAGCGCCTTACTGTGGCCCTTTAGATTTTAGTACAGTAGAACCATTGACCAATGTTGAATTTGCAGGTATTTCAAATAGAACTGATGGAACAGTAAATGGCACTTCCGCTCACGAAGATTTTACTAGTCTTAGTGGTGATGTACTCGCTGGAGAATCGTATGAGATTGCACTAGAAGGAAATACAGATGGTGGATTTACCAACAGATTTGCTGTTTTTGTTGACTGGAATCAAAACGATGTTTTAGACGATGATAGTGAAGTTTATGAAATCACACAAACCATTGTAGGTTCTGATGGTGATGATGGTCAACAAGCTATCCAAGATATTACTGTACCTGCTGATGCTTTAGCTGGTAAGACTCGTATGCGAGTTAAAAAGCTTTTTGGCACAAATGATTATTTAGACCCTTGTTTAGGAACTGGTTTTGGTCAAGCAGAAGATTATTCTATCAATGTTACTCTTCCTTTAGCGCGATTACAAGTGGTTCATAATTCTCCAGATCCTGCTGTGGAAGTCGTAGATGTCTACTTAAATGGAGATTTATTTCTAGATGATTTTACGTTTAGAACGGCTACTCCTTTTATAGATGCTCCCGCAAACACCCCACTTACTATCGATATTGCACCAGGAACTAGTGTAGATGTTTCTGAAAGTATATTTACTGTTAGCCCTACTTTAACTGCCGATGAAACTTATATCGCAGTGGCCTCTGGTACTTTGGATTCATCAATTAGTTTAGAAGTATTTGAAGGTGCAAGAGAAGCTGCGGCTGTGGCTGGAAATACAGATGTTTTAGTGCATCATGGTTCTCCAGATGCTCCTACTGTAGATGCAGTGAACCAAGATGGTGGAGGTATTTTAGTTGATGATATCAGCTATCCAGAATTCCAAGGCTATTTAGAATTGCCAACAGCTAACTATCTTATAGATATAACAACTGCAGATAATTCTATAACAGTTGCTGGCTACCAGGCTTATTTTACTGAATTAGGTTTAGCAGATGCGGCCGTTACTGTCTTTGCAAGTGGTTTCTTAGATCCTGCTTCTAATGGGGATGGTCCTGCTTTTGGTCTTTGGGTATCTTTAGCTACTGGTGGAGCTTTAGTAGAATTGAATGATGAAGATTTTATTGAATTCCCATCTCCATATTGTGGACCTATAGAGTATACTGTAGTAGAACCAATGACCAATGTTGAATTTGCAGGTTTTGCAAACAGAACTGATGCAACACAAGATGGTTCTCCTGCTCATGAAGACTTTACAAGTGTAGTTGGACAAGTTTCAGCTGGAGAGTCTTACGAAATTATACTCGAAGGGAATACGGCTGGTAATTTTACCAACAGTTTTGCAGTATTTATTGACTGGAATCAAAACGATGTTTTTGATGCTGATGAAGTTTATGAAATTACAACAACCATAACAGCTTCTACTGGTGAGGATGGTCAACAAGCTACTCAAACACTTGAAGTACCTGTAGGTGCTGTAGTAGGACAAACTAGAATGAGAGTTAAAAAGCTTTTCGGAACAACTGGTTATTTAGATCCTTGTTTAGGCGCTTTTTATGGCCAAGCTGAAGAGTATACGCTAGACGTAGGTACTGTATCTAACACTAGTTTTGACTCTACAGACTTTACTTTCTATCCAAATCCTGTAAATGATATACTTTCTATTTCAACAGCATCTACTGTTGATAACATAAAGGTATACAATATGTTAGGACAGATGGTAGTTGAAACTGCACCAAAAGTTTCAAATCCACAAGTGGATATGAATGAGCTGCAGTCAGGTGTTTATTTAGTTACTTTAGAAGTTGAAGGAAGTCTTCAAACCTTTAGAGTGATTAAGCAATAA
- a CDS encoding enoyl-ACP reductase FabI, protein MSYNLLKGKRGLIFGALDENSIAWKTAERAHEEGATFVLTNAPVALRMGTIKTLAEKTNSEVIPADATNVEDLQDLIEKSQEILGGKLDFVLHSIGMSINVRKGKHYTDQNYNWTQKGLDVSALSFHKLMQTLYKKDAMNEWGSIVALTYMAAQRVFPDYNDMADNKAYLESVARSFGYFFGKDKKVRVNTISQSPTPTSAGQGVKGFTGFMNYAEKMSPLGNATALECADYTLTLFSDFTKKVTLQNLYHDGGFSNMGVSQEIVEAMED, encoded by the coding sequence ATGTCATATAATTTATTGAAAGGAAAACGAGGACTTATTTTTGGAGCTTTGGATGAAAACTCAATTGCTTGGAAAACCGCAGAAAGAGCTCATGAAGAAGGGGCTACATTTGTGTTAACAAATGCTCCCGTTGCCTTAAGAATGGGAACTATAAAAACCCTTGCTGAAAAAACAAATTCTGAGGTTATTCCTGCAGATGCCACTAACGTTGAAGATCTTCAGGATTTAATCGAAAAATCACAGGAAATACTAGGAGGGAAGTTAGATTTTGTTCTTCATTCTATTGGTATGTCTATCAATGTAAGAAAGGGAAAACACTATACAGACCAGAATTACAATTGGACCCAAAAAGGCTTAGACGTATCGGCGTTGTCTTTTCATAAACTGATGCAAACCCTTTATAAAAAGGATGCTATGAACGAGTGGGGAAGTATTGTTGCTTTAACCTATATGGCAGCTCAGCGTGTTTTTCCAGATTATAACGATATGGCAGATAACAAGGCTTACCTAGAATCTGTCGCTAGAAGTTTTGGTTACTTTTTTGGAAAAGATAAAAAGGTAAGAGTGAATACGATTTCACAGTCACCTACACCTACCTCTGCGGGACAAGGTGTAAAAGGATTTACCGGATTTATGAACTATGCTGAAAAAATGTCTCCGCTTGGTAATGCAACGGCTTTGGAATGTGCAGATTACACACTGACTTTATTTTCTGACTTTACCAAAAAAGTAACTTTACAAAATCTGTATCATGACGGAGGCTTTTCCAATATGGGTGTAAGCCAAGAGATTGTGGAAGCTATGGAAGACTAG
- the recN gene encoding DNA repair protein RecN, protein MLRVLGIKNFALIEDISLEFTDHFSIITGETGAGKSIILGALSLLLGKRADLNSIKDSEKKCIIEGHFSIGSFNLSSLFDALDLDYEEHTIIRREILPSGKSRAFVNDTPVKLSNLSELGVHLIDIHSQHETLSIGNTDYQYSVLDTVAQNSKLKQNYKDNFKLLNEYKGHFEKLKSNQVKADETYDYNVFLLSELKEAKLKVGLLEELESEQRKLSHIEELQEKLGQSFEHLDEESMGVISQLREINLQMRKAAQLDTNLEELYRRVESILIEAEDISSETQSQQESLEADPKVLEQINTQLQHLYNLQKKHHASSIEGLIETQNELEEQVSVKENAEQALREVQAKIDDQIEKLEVIAKTLFKTRQDTTKVISTSVESMLGELGIPDAKFEVRGGYTNVFTPKGADEFEWVFSANKGSALQDLKKVASGGELSRITLAIKSLLAEFENLPTIVFDEIDTGVSGDIATKMGSIMKKMSSSLQVISITHLPQIAGMGEQHFKVYKTTENEKTKSNIKILKGQERVVELAEMLGGDKTSASALAHAQSLLK, encoded by the coding sequence GTGCTTAGAGTTCTTGGAATAAAAAATTTCGCTCTTATTGAAGACATTAGTCTTGAATTTACAGATCATTTTTCCATCATCACCGGAGAAACTGGTGCAGGAAAATCTATAATACTTGGTGCCCTTTCCCTACTTTTAGGCAAAAGAGCAGACTTAAACTCTATAAAAGATTCAGAAAAAAAATGTATCATTGAAGGTCATTTTTCTATAGGTTCATTCAATTTGTCTTCACTCTTTGATGCTTTGGACCTAGACTATGAAGAGCACACTATAATAAGGAGAGAGATTTTACCATCAGGAAAGTCTAGAGCCTTTGTCAATGACACTCCCGTAAAACTCTCGAATCTTAGTGAATTGGGCGTTCATCTCATTGATATCCACAGTCAACACGAAACCCTTTCTATTGGAAATACAGATTACCAGTATTCAGTATTGGACACAGTTGCTCAAAACTCTAAATTAAAGCAAAACTATAAAGATAACTTTAAGCTTTTAAATGAGTATAAGGGTCATTTTGAGAAGTTAAAATCTAATCAAGTTAAAGCTGACGAAACTTACGACTACAATGTGTTTCTACTTTCAGAATTGAAGGAGGCGAAGCTTAAAGTAGGTCTGCTGGAGGAGTTGGAGTCCGAACAAAGAAAATTGAGTCATATAGAGGAGCTTCAAGAAAAACTTGGGCAATCCTTTGAGCACTTAGACGAAGAATCTATGGGAGTCATTTCTCAATTACGAGAAATTAACTTGCAGATGAGAAAAGCGGCTCAACTCGATACCAATTTAGAGGAGTTGTATCGGAGAGTAGAAAGCATTTTGATTGAGGCGGAAGATATTTCAAGTGAAACTCAATCTCAACAGGAGTCTTTAGAGGCAGATCCCAAAGTATTGGAACAGATCAATACGCAATTACAACACCTCTATAACCTTCAGAAAAAGCATCATGCTTCAAGCATAGAAGGCTTGATAGAGACTCAAAACGAACTTGAAGAACAAGTCTCTGTAAAAGAAAATGCAGAACAGGCTCTGAGGGAGGTACAGGCCAAAATTGATGATCAAATTGAAAAGCTAGAAGTCATTGCTAAAACCTTATTTAAGACTAGACAAGACACCACTAAGGTGATAAGCACTAGTGTAGAAAGCATGCTTGGTGAATTGGGAATTCCAGATGCTAAGTTTGAAGTTAGAGGAGGCTATACCAATGTCTTTACTCCAAAAGGTGCCGATGAATTTGAATGGGTGTTTTCCGCCAATAAAGGGAGTGCACTTCAAGACTTAAAGAAGGTAGCCTCTGGTGGTGAGTTGTCACGAATTACTTTAGCCATTAAAAGTCTTCTTGCTGAATTTGAGAATCTACCAACCATTGTTTTTGATGAAATTGATACAGGGGTTTCTGGTGATATTGCTACAAAGATGGGAAGTATCATGAAAAAAATGTCAAGCTCTCTTCAAGTGATTTCCATAACGCATCTTCCACAAATTGCTGGGATGGGAGAGCAACACTTCAAAGTTTATAAAACGACAGAAAATGAAAAAACAAAGTCGAATATAAAAATACTCAAAGGGCAGGAGCGGGTTGTGGAACTTGCAGAGATGCTAGGAGGAGATAAAACCTCTGCATCTGCTTTGGCTCATGCTCAATCTTTGTTAAAATGA
- a CDS encoding DUF4835 family protein → MNLKLNFLLLLFPIAISAQVLEAEVVLDAQQTGRNQLTIFRTLEKDLNEFINNTSWTDNSYDTHERIKCSFNIIIQAYDSDNFQATLQVQSSRPVFASSMNSILLNISDGDFNFNYKEFEPLNYNPNVFTNNLVSTISFYVYTILGYDADTFLEQGGDEFYEEARKIVNAASQRGGNGWKESGASQSRFGINRDLLSRNFSNYRKALYVYHREGLDLMQNDVEKGKENIVTAINLISENSKTRPNAPLFRIFFDAKSDEIMQILSGGPEMDISSTLSTLNQVAPVHNRKWRMIGK, encoded by the coding sequence ATGAATTTAAAGCTTAATTTCCTTTTACTCCTTTTTCCAATTGCGATCTCAGCCCAAGTTTTGGAGGCAGAAGTTGTTTTAGATGCTCAACAAACTGGAAGAAATCAGCTTACGATTTTTAGAACTTTAGAAAAGGATTTAAACGAATTTATAAATAATACAAGTTGGACGGATAACTCTTACGATACTCATGAGCGTATAAAATGTAGCTTCAACATCATTATTCAAGCTTACGATTCCGATAATTTCCAAGCTACTCTTCAGGTTCAATCTTCGAGACCAGTTTTCGCATCGTCTATGAATTCTATTCTTTTAAACATAAGTGATGGGGATTTTAATTTTAATTATAAAGAGTTTGAACCCTTAAACTACAATCCCAATGTGTTTACAAATAACTTAGTATCTACTATAAGCTTTTATGTGTATACTATTTTGGGATATGATGCAGATACATTTCTTGAACAGGGAGGTGATGAGTTCTACGAAGAAGCTAGAAAGATTGTAAACGCTGCTAGTCAACGTGGAGGTAATGGGTGGAAAGAGTCCGGAGCTTCTCAAAGTAGATTCGGTATCAATAGAGATTTGCTATCCAGGAATTTTTCTAACTATAGAAAGGCACTTTACGTTTACCACAGGGAAGGCTTGGATCTGATGCAAAATGATGTTGAAAAGGGGAAAGAAAATATCGTTACGGCTATCAATCTCATTTCAGAAAATTCAAAAACAAGACCTAACGCTCCTTTATTCAGAATTTTCTTCGATGCAAAATCAGATGAAATTATGCAAATCTTAAGTGGTGGTCCAGAAATGGATATTAGCTCGACCTTGAGTACTTTAAATCAAGTAGCGCCTGTTCATAACAGAAAATGGCGTATGATAGGAAAATAA
- the coaBC gene encoding bifunctional phosphopantothenoylcysteine decarboxylase/phosphopantothenate--cysteine ligase CoaBC encodes MSILSGKHILLGITGGIAAYKSAFLVRLLKKAGAQVKVVMTPESEQFITPLTLSTLSENPVVSSFTDEEKNWNNHVDLGLWADIMLIAPVTANTLSKMASGTANNLLITTYLSAKCPVYFAPAMDLDMYKHPSSKASIDKLIGFGNKFIKPGSGELASGLVGEGRMAEPEDIISFIEKDILSQLPLAGKEITITAGPTYEAIDPVRFIGNHSSGKMGFELAKRALDLGSKVNLITGPTHLHLKHSNLTRIDVVSAQEMYDATLSKFDLSSIVIASAAVSDYRPKHQLDQKMKKSKEALHIELEPTTDILKHLGSIKKNQILVGFALETNDEERNATSKLKRKNLDFIVLNSLNDKGAGFKTDTNKIKIITNSETIRFKTKPKSEVAKDIFDHILKLILR; translated from the coding sequence ATGAGCATTTTAAGCGGTAAGCATATCCTATTAGGAATTACAGGGGGCATTGCCGCTTATAAATCTGCTTTCCTCGTGCGTCTATTAAAAAAAGCAGGAGCTCAGGTAAAAGTTGTTATGACTCCAGAGTCCGAGCAATTTATAACCCCGCTTACTTTATCTACACTATCCGAAAACCCAGTGGTTTCAAGCTTTACCGACGAGGAAAAGAATTGGAATAATCACGTGGATTTAGGATTATGGGCAGATATAATGCTTATCGCCCCAGTCACGGCAAATACCTTATCCAAAATGGCTTCGGGTACTGCCAACAATCTACTTATCACTACTTATCTTTCTGCTAAATGTCCTGTTTATTTTGCGCCAGCCATGGATTTGGACATGTACAAACATCCTTCATCCAAGGCTAGTATCGACAAGCTTATAGGTTTCGGGAATAAATTTATAAAACCTGGATCTGGAGAATTGGCCAGCGGTCTTGTTGGGGAAGGTAGAATGGCTGAGCCAGAAGATATCATTAGCTTTATTGAAAAAGATATTCTTTCTCAACTTCCTCTAGCTGGAAAAGAAATTACAATTACCGCGGGGCCCACTTATGAAGCCATAGACCCAGTTAGGTTCATCGGTAATCACTCAAGTGGTAAAATGGGTTTTGAACTTGCTAAGCGAGCTTTAGACCTTGGCTCTAAAGTGAACTTGATTACAGGACCAACACATCTGCATTTAAAGCACTCCAACTTAACTAGAATTGATGTCGTAAGCGCTCAGGAGATGTACGATGCTACGCTCTCCAAATTCGATTTGTCTTCTATAGTTATTGCTTCAGCGGCAGTTTCAGATTACAGGCCCAAGCATCAGTTGGATCAAAAAATGAAAAAGTCTAAAGAGGCCTTACATATTGAATTAGAACCTACAACAGATATATTAAAGCATTTAGGGAGTATCAAAAAGAACCAAATCCTAGTAGGGTTTGCCTTAGAGACCAATGATGAAGAGCGAAATGCGACGTCTAAATTGAAAAGAAAAAATCTAGACTTTATCGTTCTCAATTCCTTAAATGATAAAGGGGCAGGGTTTAAAACAGACACTAATAAAATTAAAATTATAACAAATTCAGAAACTATACGTTTTAAAACAAAACCTAAATCTGAAGTCGCCAAAGACATTTTTGATCATATTTTAAAATTAATACTCCGATGA
- a CDS encoding DNA-directed RNA polymerase subunit omega, with product MNSNIKNTNAPISTTTINKNKVDAPTGNIYESISIVSKRSNQINVEMKKELLEKLDEFATYNENLDEVFENKEQIEVSKYYERLPKPHSIAMEEWLDDKIYYRHTQENTED from the coding sequence ATGAATTCAAATATCAAAAACACCAACGCTCCAATAAGCACAACTACAATCAATAAGAATAAAGTTGATGCGCCTACTGGAAACATTTACGAATCTATATCTATAGTTTCTAAACGTTCTAACCAAATTAATGTGGAGATGAAGAAAGAGCTTTTGGAAAAATTGGATGAATTTGCTACTTATAACGAGAACTTAGATGAGGTTTTTGAAAATAAAGAGCAAATCGAAGTTTCCAAGTACTACGAAAGACTTCCTAAGCCACATTCTATCGCTATGGAAGAATGGTTAGATGACAAAATCTACTATAGACATACCCAAGAGAATACCGAAGACTAA